One Bombus pyrosoma isolate SC7728 linkage group LG9, ASM1482585v1, whole genome shotgun sequence genomic window carries:
- the LOC122570921 gene encoding uncharacterized protein LOC122570921 yields the protein MSSVHENSWSWVEYLVETINKLTHDLVDSTTFELIFHPINSIISNELQQKFSDFFHEFIDFVAFDDFQLQLLKVFLFTFVSTVALIFIAWYIYGPRISEQFMEPSL from the exons ATGAGTAGCGTACATGAAAATTCGTGGTCTTGGGTAGAATATTTGGTGGAAACGATCAATAAGCTTACCCATGACTTAGTGGACTCAACAACGTTTGAGTTAATATTTCATCCGATCAACAGCATAATCAGCAATGAACTTCAACAAAAATTTTCCGAtttttttcacgaatttattgattttgtaGCATTTGACGATTTTCAGTTACAATTGTTGAAAGTCTTCTTATTTACATTTGTTAGTACCGTGGCCCTTATTTTCATCGCTTGGTATATTTACGGTCCAAGAATTTCCGAACAATTTATGGAACCAA gtttataa
- the LOC122570920 gene encoding UBX domain-containing protein 6 → MTEKIKSLFHKAKLDVKFMNAGKGHKLTESTSNDGSTSVVEPRKRVEPTEEAKVAGQAALARLEAKESNIKRFNTSYAAIKAQVKRELEQKRKAQQNVEKNYVQSEEKAENAVKDNSLLAVTNVYYCCPYLSNEVLSQDEWKVKIKEFLYEQLKGEDTGLISCLIIQNCNSKKNKIDACVETLGKYLENIINNPGEEKYQKIRMQNRVFQDKVAPIEGALEFLNAAGFHQKKLLNNDKEDDFLILNADNCDIENITMLLEALKIAQPIPLELNRNLQVLLPMQANKRTELPSSFFNLTAEDIEKEQQLRTEAVERDQMLRTKAMRERDEKGRLRKYKFSLIRIKFPDNLILQGTFSIHESFQNVVNFVSENLINNERPFSLKKLPRTIFSEDSFDKTLLELELFPAVILMFSWKSKSDETSDNESVGYLKEELLSIIQPA, encoded by the exons atgacagaaaaaattaaatcactTTTTCACAAGGCAAAATTGGatgtgaaatttatgaatGCTGGAAAAGGACACAA ATTGACAGAATCAACTAGCAATGATGGATCTACTTCTGTAGTAGAGCCAAGAAAAAGAGTGGAACCTACAGAAGAAGCTAAAGTAGCTGGTCAAGCAGCTTTGGCAAGATTGGAAGCAAAAGAATCTaacataaaaagatttaacaC aTCATATGCAGCTATTAAAGCACAAGTGAAACGAGAATtagaacaaaaaagaaaagcacaACAAAATGTAGAGAAAAATTATGTGCAATCAGAAGAAAAAGCTGAAAATGCAGTTAAGGATAATTCTTTGTTAGCTGTTACCAATGTATACTATTGTTGTCCATATTTATCTAATGAAGTATTATCACAAGATGAatggaaagtaaaaataaaagaatttttatatgaacaATTGAAAGGAGAAGATACGGGTTTAATATCatgtttaattatacaaaattgcaatagtaaaaagaataaaattgatgCTTGTGTTGAAACACTTGGAAAAtatctagaaaatattataaataatccaggggaagaaaaatatcagaaaattaGGATGCAGAATAGAGTATTTCAG gaTAAAGTGGCCCCAATTGAAGGTGCATTAGAGTTTTTAAATGCTGCTGGTTTTCATCAAAAGAAGTTATTGAATAATGATAAGGAAGATGATTTCTTAATCCTTAATGCAGATAATTGTGATATTGAAAACATTACCATGTTATTGGAAGCATTAAAAATTGCACAGCCCATTCCACTGGAACTAAACAGAAATCTTCAAGTATTGTTACCTATGCAAGCAAACAAAAGAACTGAATTGCCATCGAgctttttcaatttaactGCTGAAGATATAGAGAAAGAACAACAACTTCg AACTGAAGCAGTTGAAAGAGATCAGATGTTAAGAACGAAAGCcatgagagaaagagacgaaaaagGGAGActcagaaaatataaattttcattgatccgtataaaatttccagataatcttattttacaaggaacattttctatacatgaaagttttcaaaatgttgttaattttgttagtgagaatttgattaataacGAGAGGCCTTTCAGCTTAAAAAAGCTTCCTCGAACAATATTCAGTGAAGATTCTTTTGATAAAACATTACTTGAATTAGAATTATTCCCTGCTGTAATATTGATGTTTTCCTGGAAAAGTAAATCAGATGAAACGAGTGACAACGAATCTGTAGGATACTTAAAAGAAGAGTTACTTTCTATCATACAACCTgcttaa
- the LOC122570918 gene encoding synaptic vesicle 2-related protein isoform X2 codes for MDNLLKLIYKGAGDYTFTVVQAINALGFGKFQVKLSLFTGLCWMVDSMEITILSILSPSLHCDWGITRYQQALTTTVVFLGMMLSSTFWSNLSDRYGSKQSLTLCAILLLYYALLSAFAPNFLWILLLRGLVGFAIGCVPQSVTLYAEFLPAKQRAKCVILLDCFWALGACFEVAIALVIMPTFGWRWLLILSTIPLLVFAIITPWLPESTVFDITSGRMDKAVSTLERVARENKKPLPPGRLVMDRFYQINHGKLKDVLSKEMCRTSTLLWLVWMSTAFCYYGVVLMTTELFHTSSEQCSLWENKKEDTCQLDCRLERSDYIDLLWTTLAEFPGIFSTIFAIEKIGRRKTMAFQLIMFAMLICFLGRACLLNRAALTLAIFLARGLIAGVFQAAYVYTPEVYPTHLRSIGVSTCSAMARIGAMVTPYIAQVFLQWSITGAMAIYAATALCAAIATLALPVETKNHTSNDTTQEAR; via the exons ATG GATAATCTGCTTAAACTTATCTATAAAGGAGCGGGTGACT ATACATTTACTGTTGTTCAAGCTATCAATGCGTTAggatttggaaaatttcaagttaaattatctttatttactGGTCTCTGTTGGATGGTAGATAGTATggaaataacaatattaagCATTTTAAGTCCATCCTTACATTGTGATTGGGGTATAACTAGATATCAACAAGCTTTAACAACCACG GTTGTTTTCCTTGGTATGATGCTAAGTTCTACGTTTTGGAGTAATTTAAGTGATAGATATGGTAGTAAACAATCTTTAACTTTATGTGCAATATTGCTACTTTATTATGCTCTTTTAAGTGCTTTTGCGCCAAATTTTCTGTGGATTTTATTACTTAGGGGATTAGTTGGTTTTGCTATTGGTTGTGTACCACAATC AGTAACATTGTATGCAGAATTTCTTCCTGCAAAACAAAGAGCAAAATGTGTTATTTTGTTAGAT tgTTTTTGGGCGCTTGGAGCCTGTTTTGAAGTGGCAATAGCATTGGTAATAATGCCAACTTTTGGTTGGAGATGGCTTCTCATTTTATCAACAATACCACTTCTTGTATTTGCTATTATTACTcca TGGTTACCAGAGTCTACAGTATTTGATATAACGAGCGGAAGAATGGATAAAGCTGTTTCAACTTTAGAACGAGTagcaagagaaaataaaaaacctTTACCTCCAGGAAGATTAGTTATGGATCgcttttatcaaattaatcaTGGCAAATTGAAAGATGTATTAAGCAAGGAAATGTGTAGGACATCTACCTTGCTTTGGCTTGTATG GATGAGTACAGCATTTTGTTATTATGGTGTTGTATTAATGACTACAGAATTATTCCATACATCATCTGAACAATGTAGTTTGTGGgaaaacaaaaaggaagataCTTGTCAATTAGATTGTCGTTTAGAAAGGAGTGATTACATTGATCTTCTTTGGACAACGTTAGCTGAATTTCCAGGAATTTTTTCCACTATTTTTGCGATTGAAAAAATTGGTAGAAGAAAGACAATGGCCTTCCAATTAATAATGTTTGCTATGTTAATCTGTTTCTTAGGTAGAGCTTGTCTATTAAACAGAGCAGCGTTAACACTAGCAATTTTTCTAGCTAGAGGTTTAATTGCCGGCGTGTTTCAAGCTGCATATGTATACACTCCAGAAGTGTATCCGACTCATTTACGTAGTATCGGTGTTAGTACTTGTAGTGCAATGGCTAGAATTGGTGCAATGGTTACACCATACATAGCACAAGTATTTCTTCAATGGTCTATTACTGGAGCAATGGCAATTTATGCTGCAACAGCATTATGTGCTGCAATAGCTACTCTTGCTTTACCtgttgaaacgaaaaatcatacATCTAATGACACAACTCAAGAGGCGCGATAA
- the LOC122570918 gene encoding synaptic vesicle 2-related protein isoform X3 encodes MVDSMEITILSILSPSLHCDWGITRYQQALTTTVVFLGMMLSSTFWSNLSDRYGSKQSLTLCAILLLYYALLSAFAPNFLWILLLRGLVGFAIGCVPQSVTLYAEFLPAKQRAKCVILLDCFWALGACFEVAIALVIMPTFGWRWLLILSTIPLLVFAIITPWLPESTVFDITSGRMDKAVSTLERVARENKKPLPPGRLVMDRFYQINHGKLKDVLSKEMCRTSTLLWLVWMSTAFCYYGVVLMTTELFHTSSEQCSLWENKKEDTCQLDCRLERSDYIDLLWTTLAEFPGIFSTIFAIEKIGRRKTMAFQLIMFAMLICFLGRACLLNRAALTLAIFLARGLIAGVFQAAYVYTPEVYPTHLRSIGVSTCSAMARIGAMVTPYIAQVFLQWSITGAMAIYAATALCAAIATLALPVETKNHTSNDTTQEAR; translated from the exons ATGGTAGATAGTATggaaataacaatattaagCATTTTAAGTCCATCCTTACATTGTGATTGGGGTATAACTAGATATCAACAAGCTTTAACAACCACG GTTGTTTTCCTTGGTATGATGCTAAGTTCTACGTTTTGGAGTAATTTAAGTGATAGATATGGTAGTAAACAATCTTTAACTTTATGTGCAATATTGCTACTTTATTATGCTCTTTTAAGTGCTTTTGCGCCAAATTTTCTGTGGATTTTATTACTTAGGGGATTAGTTGGTTTTGCTATTGGTTGTGTACCACAATC AGTAACATTGTATGCAGAATTTCTTCCTGCAAAACAAAGAGCAAAATGTGTTATTTTGTTAGAT tgTTTTTGGGCGCTTGGAGCCTGTTTTGAAGTGGCAATAGCATTGGTAATAATGCCAACTTTTGGTTGGAGATGGCTTCTCATTTTATCAACAATACCACTTCTTGTATTTGCTATTATTACTcca TGGTTACCAGAGTCTACAGTATTTGATATAACGAGCGGAAGAATGGATAAAGCTGTTTCAACTTTAGAACGAGTagcaagagaaaataaaaaacctTTACCTCCAGGAAGATTAGTTATGGATCgcttttatcaaattaatcaTGGCAAATTGAAAGATGTATTAAGCAAGGAAATGTGTAGGACATCTACCTTGCTTTGGCTTGTATG GATGAGTACAGCATTTTGTTATTATGGTGTTGTATTAATGACTACAGAATTATTCCATACATCATCTGAACAATGTAGTTTGTGGgaaaacaaaaaggaagataCTTGTCAATTAGATTGTCGTTTAGAAAGGAGTGATTACATTGATCTTCTTTGGACAACGTTAGCTGAATTTCCAGGAATTTTTTCCACTATTTTTGCGATTGAAAAAATTGGTAGAAGAAAGACAATGGCCTTCCAATTAATAATGTTTGCTATGTTAATCTGTTTCTTAGGTAGAGCTTGTCTATTAAACAGAGCAGCGTTAACACTAGCAATTTTTCTAGCTAGAGGTTTAATTGCCGGCGTGTTTCAAGCTGCATATGTATACACTCCAGAAGTGTATCCGACTCATTTACGTAGTATCGGTGTTAGTACTTGTAGTGCAATGGCTAGAATTGGTGCAATGGTTACACCATACATAGCACAAGTATTTCTTCAATGGTCTATTACTGGAGCAATGGCAATTTATGCTGCAACAGCATTATGTGCTGCAATAGCTACTCTTGCTTTACCtgttgaaacgaaaaatcatacATCTAATGACACAACTCAAGAGGCGCGATAA
- the LOC122570918 gene encoding synaptic vesicle 2-related protein isoform X1, with the protein MSNASQMSNEPYRELGELRGSELNVNSGNVARCSRNFGNCIERSLELSSVVVIPDDTFTVVQAINALGFGKFQVKLSLFTGLCWMVDSMEITILSILSPSLHCDWGITRYQQALTTTVVFLGMMLSSTFWSNLSDRYGSKQSLTLCAILLLYYALLSAFAPNFLWILLLRGLVGFAIGCVPQSVTLYAEFLPAKQRAKCVILLDCFWALGACFEVAIALVIMPTFGWRWLLILSTIPLLVFAIITPWLPESTVFDITSGRMDKAVSTLERVARENKKPLPPGRLVMDRFYQINHGKLKDVLSKEMCRTSTLLWLVWMSTAFCYYGVVLMTTELFHTSSEQCSLWENKKEDTCQLDCRLERSDYIDLLWTTLAEFPGIFSTIFAIEKIGRRKTMAFQLIMFAMLICFLGRACLLNRAALTLAIFLARGLIAGVFQAAYVYTPEVYPTHLRSIGVSTCSAMARIGAMVTPYIAQVFLQWSITGAMAIYAATALCAAIATLALPVETKNHTSNDTTQEAR; encoded by the exons ATGTCTAATGCATCACAAATGTCTAACGAACCTTATCGTGAATTAGGAGAATTACGTGGTTCGGAATTGAATGTCAATTCAGGAAATGTGGCAAGATGTAGtagaaattttggaaattgtaTTGAACGTTCTTTGGAACTTTCTTCTGTTGTAGTTATTCCAGATG ATACATTTACTGTTGTTCAAGCTATCAATGCGTTAggatttggaaaatttcaagttaaattatctttatttactGGTCTCTGTTGGATGGTAGATAGTATggaaataacaatattaagCATTTTAAGTCCATCCTTACATTGTGATTGGGGTATAACTAGATATCAACAAGCTTTAACAACCACG GTTGTTTTCCTTGGTATGATGCTAAGTTCTACGTTTTGGAGTAATTTAAGTGATAGATATGGTAGTAAACAATCTTTAACTTTATGTGCAATATTGCTACTTTATTATGCTCTTTTAAGTGCTTTTGCGCCAAATTTTCTGTGGATTTTATTACTTAGGGGATTAGTTGGTTTTGCTATTGGTTGTGTACCACAATC AGTAACATTGTATGCAGAATTTCTTCCTGCAAAACAAAGAGCAAAATGTGTTATTTTGTTAGAT tgTTTTTGGGCGCTTGGAGCCTGTTTTGAAGTGGCAATAGCATTGGTAATAATGCCAACTTTTGGTTGGAGATGGCTTCTCATTTTATCAACAATACCACTTCTTGTATTTGCTATTATTACTcca TGGTTACCAGAGTCTACAGTATTTGATATAACGAGCGGAAGAATGGATAAAGCTGTTTCAACTTTAGAACGAGTagcaagagaaaataaaaaacctTTACCTCCAGGAAGATTAGTTATGGATCgcttttatcaaattaatcaTGGCAAATTGAAAGATGTATTAAGCAAGGAAATGTGTAGGACATCTACCTTGCTTTGGCTTGTATG GATGAGTACAGCATTTTGTTATTATGGTGTTGTATTAATGACTACAGAATTATTCCATACATCATCTGAACAATGTAGTTTGTGGgaaaacaaaaaggaagataCTTGTCAATTAGATTGTCGTTTAGAAAGGAGTGATTACATTGATCTTCTTTGGACAACGTTAGCTGAATTTCCAGGAATTTTTTCCACTATTTTTGCGATTGAAAAAATTGGTAGAAGAAAGACAATGGCCTTCCAATTAATAATGTTTGCTATGTTAATCTGTTTCTTAGGTAGAGCTTGTCTATTAAACAGAGCAGCGTTAACACTAGCAATTTTTCTAGCTAGAGGTTTAATTGCCGGCGTGTTTCAAGCTGCATATGTATACACTCCAGAAGTGTATCCGACTCATTTACGTAGTATCGGTGTTAGTACTTGTAGTGCAATGGCTAGAATTGGTGCAATGGTTACACCATACATAGCACAAGTATTTCTTCAATGGTCTATTACTGGAGCAATGGCAATTTATGCTGCAACAGCATTATGTGCTGCAATAGCTACTCTTGCTTTACCtgttgaaacgaaaaatcatacATCTAATGACACAACTCAAGAGGCGCGATAA